Proteins encoded together in one Cyanobacterium sp. T60_A2020_053 window:
- a CDS encoding TrkA family potassium uptake protein: protein MYVIVGGAGMMGRELAQALVKMNHTVAMIDTDMTACQYVREKIGVMAFEGSAVNTSILIEAGIRKADSIIATLREDALNLAMVTLSKHYGVGQIVARMKDSDFYEPYLLAGATHVVSTNQLAINRIVNAIEYPQVDAMMHFEQGQVEVLKLSIPNECYIVGQTLAQLAQNPRFPKGTLIIGYQAHPNEDLIIPNGKTILEQGSTILVVTKPDLVKDVISFLGMCR, encoded by the coding sequence ATGTATGTAATTGTGGGGGGTGCTGGGATGATGGGAAGGGAATTAGCTCAAGCCTTAGTCAAAATGAATCATACTGTAGCGATGATTGATACCGATATGACGGCGTGTCAATATGTGCGAGAAAAAATCGGGGTGATGGCTTTTGAGGGTAGCGCAGTTAACACTAGCATTTTAATTGAGGCGGGTATTCGTAAGGCTGATAGTATTATCGCTACTCTGCGAGAAGATGCTCTTAATCTTGCCATGGTGACACTTTCTAAACATTATGGGGTTGGGCAGATTGTGGCACGAATGAAAGATAGTGATTTTTATGAGCCTTATCTTTTGGCGGGCGCTACCCATGTAGTTAGTACAAATCAATTAGCGATTAATCGCATTGTCAATGCCATTGAGTATCCCCAAGTTGATGCGATGATGCACTTTGAGCAGGGACAGGTAGAGGTGTTAAAATTATCTATTCCTAATGAATGTTATATTGTGGGTCAAACTTTAGCTCAGTTGGCACAAAACCCCCGTTTTCCTAAAGGCACTTTAATTATTGGTTATCAAGCGCACCCCAACGAGGATTTGATTATACCTAATGGTAAAACTATTTTGGAGCAAGGATCAACTATTTTGGTGGTGACAAAACCTGATTTGGTTAAGGATGTGATTAGTTTTTTGGGTATGTGTCGATAG
- the rpsO gene encoding 30S ribosomal protein S15 — protein MSLTQEKKQEIMSQFQAHETDTGSSNLQVALLTARISQLTEHLKINKKDHSSRRGLLKLIGQRKRLLGYIKRKNPRGYQELIQKLGIRG, from the coding sequence ATGAGTTTAACCCAAGAGAAAAAACAAGAAATCATGAGTCAATTTCAAGCCCATGAAACTGACACAGGGTCTTCCAACTTACAAGTAGCATTACTAACAGCGAGAATCAGTCAATTAACCGAACACTTAAAGATTAACAAAAAAGATCACTCCTCTCGTCGTGGCTTGTTGAAATTAATCGGTCAAAGAAAACGTTTGTTAGGATATATCAAAAGAAAAAATCCTAGAGGATACCAAGAATTAATCCAAAAACTCGGTATTCGTGGTTAA
- a CDS encoding PAM68 family protein, with product MPSPSERKPLPFEPKKNKEKVIKKLPTTGKNDQKKEPVATKAKKTSKQDASLRSIPEEVSRRMVRRMAIFSGIPTGLGISSFFVFYLIVTQDWFKVPNTAVLLVSFGLFGLGVLGLSYGILSTSWDEGRVGSWWGAEEFSTNFGRMTSAWRQARQEARKKKADNSLESDESKG from the coding sequence ATGCCATCTCCTTCAGAAAGAAAGCCTTTACCTTTTGAACCAAAAAAAAATAAGGAAAAAGTCATCAAAAAGCTTCCCACTACCGGCAAAAATGACCAAAAAAAAGAACCCGTAGCCACAAAAGCAAAAAAAACCAGTAAGCAAGATGCTTCCTTGCGCTCAATTCCCGAAGAAGTCAGTCGCAGAATGGTCAGAAGAATGGCTATCTTTAGTGGTATTCCCACTGGTTTAGGGATTTCTTCCTTTTTTGTGTTTTACTTAATCGTCACCCAAGACTGGTTTAAAGTGCCTAACACTGCTGTTTTATTAGTAAGTTTTGGCTTATTTGGGTTAGGTGTGTTAGGTTTAAGTTATGGTATTCTTTCCACCTCATGGGATGAGGGTAGAGTCGGCAGTTGGTGGGGCGCTGAAGAATTTAGCACTAACTTTGGTCGCATGACCTCAGCATGGCGCCAAGCTCGACAAGAAGCCAGAAAAAAGAAGGCTGATAACTCATTAGAAAGCGATGAGTCAAAAGGGTAG
- the aroF gene encoding 3-deoxy-7-phosphoheptulonate synthase, with protein sequence MIVVMKLGTPESEVSRIGDELTEWGLTPEKIVGKHKVVIGLVGETATLNPEQIQEISPWIESVLRVEQPFKRASLDYRHGQPSEVVIPTPNGDVILGKDHPIAIVAGPCSVENEEMIVETAMRVKAAGAKFLRGGAYKPRTSPYAFQGHGESALELLDAARSASGLGIITEVMDTADLDKISEVADVVQVGARNMQNFSLLKKVGAQSKPVLLKRGMSATIQEWLMAAEYILAAGNPNVILCERGIRTFDREYARNVLDLSVIPVLRGLTHLPIMIDPSHGTGKSEYVPSMAMAAIAAGADSLMIEVHPNPAKALSDGPQSLTPDRFDAVVKELAVIGNAVGRWERVGALV encoded by the coding sequence ATGATCGTTGTAATGAAACTGGGAACTCCTGAGTCTGAAGTCTCCAGAATTGGGGATGAGTTGACAGAGTGGGGATTAACACCTGAAAAAATTGTTGGTAAGCATAAAGTAGTAATTGGTTTGGTGGGGGAAACGGCTACCCTTAATCCCGAACAAATTCAAGAAATCAGTCCTTGGATTGAAAGCGTATTAAGGGTAGAACAACCTTTCAAACGTGCTAGTTTAGATTATCGTCATGGACAACCTAGCGAAGTGGTGATTCCTACTCCTAATGGTGATGTTATCCTTGGAAAGGATCATCCTATTGCCATTGTGGCAGGTCCTTGCTCTGTAGAAAATGAAGAGATGATCGTGGAAACGGCGATGAGAGTCAAGGCTGCGGGAGCTAAGTTTTTGCGGGGTGGTGCTTATAAGCCTCGTACTTCTCCTTATGCGTTTCAAGGTCATGGTGAGAGTGCTTTAGAATTATTAGATGCGGCGCGCTCCGCCAGTGGTTTAGGTATTATCACTGAAGTAATGGATACTGCTGACTTAGACAAAATCTCTGAGGTAGCAGATGTGGTACAGGTGGGCGCTCGGAATATGCAAAATTTCTCTTTATTGAAGAAGGTGGGCGCCCAATCTAAACCAGTTTTATTAAAGCGAGGAATGTCTGCCACCATTCAGGAGTGGTTGATGGCCGCAGAATATATCTTGGCTGCAGGTAATCCTAATGTGATTCTTTGTGAGCGTGGCATTCGCACTTTTGACCGTGAATATGCTCGTAATGTCCTTGATTTATCTGTCATCCCTGTATTGCGTGGTTTAACTCATTTACCGATTATGATTGATCCTAGTCATGGTACTGGTAAATCTGAATATGTACCTAGTATGGCTATGGCTGCCATTGCTGCTGGGGCTGATTCTTTAATGATTGAGGTTCACCCTAATCCTGCTAAGGCTTTATCTGATGGTCCTCAGTCTCTCACTCCTGATCGTTTTGATGCGGTGGTGAAAGAGTTAGCTGTTATTGGTAACGCTGTGGGGCGCTGGGAAAGAGTAGGGGCGCTGGTATAA
- a CDS encoding zinc ABC transporter substrate-binding protein → MFKFTVSGRLFFSGLISLGLWSCGGNVTTENQGREEVAEQQEMASLSVVVTTDVLCDLTKQIALDTVNINCLVDAGVDPHVYQVTPDDRRAIQEADLILYGGYGFEPSLIQLVSARGEGATAVAVYEQAVTTPLMMSDDHGHSHDDGHSHDDEHSHDDEEKGEFPDPHVWHDAENGMEMVRVISAELAKLLPDQQQLYQSQQDMIIAELTELHQWIKTEIEKIPPERRILVTNHDALGYYLNAYSLKSNTALAGVSTEESPNSRRVGELVKEIQRLNIPTIFVESSVNPTLMETVAREAGVKLASNPLYVDGLGASATGAETYQQVLRKNTETIVNNLIDN, encoded by the coding sequence ATGTTTAAGTTTACAGTATCAGGGCGTTTATTTTTTTCTGGGTTAATATCTTTGGGTTTATGGTCTTGTGGTGGTAATGTTACCACGGAAAATCAAGGTAGGGAGGAGGTGGCAGAGCAACAAGAGATGGCATCTTTATCGGTGGTGGTGACAACAGATGTTTTGTGCGATTTGACGAAGCAAATTGCTTTAGATACGGTTAATATTAATTGTTTGGTTGATGCTGGAGTTGATCCTCATGTTTATCAAGTTACTCCTGATGATCGTCGTGCCATACAAGAAGCTGATTTGATTTTATACGGTGGCTATGGTTTTGAGCCTAGTTTGATTCAACTGGTATCCGCTAGGGGGGAGGGCGCTACTGCCGTAGCTGTTTACGAACAAGCGGTGACAACTCCTTTAATGATGAGTGATGATCATGGACATAGCCATGATGACGGGCATAGCCATGATGATGAGCATAGCCATGATGATGAAGAAAAGGGCGAGTTTCCTGATCCTCATGTGTGGCATGATGCGGAAAATGGTATGGAGATGGTGAGGGTAATTAGTGCAGAATTAGCTAAATTACTTCCGGATCAACAACAGTTATATCAAAGTCAACAAGATATGATTATTGCTGAGTTAACGGAGTTGCACCAGTGGATTAAGACAGAAATTGAGAAGATTCCACCAGAAAGAAGAATATTGGTGACTAATCATGATGCTTTGGGTTATTATTTGAATGCCTATAGTCTCAAATCTAATACTGCTTTAGCTGGGGTAAGTACAGAAGAATCTCCTAATTCTCGGCGCGTGGGGGAGTTAGTCAAGGAAATCCAACGTTTAAATATTCCGACTATTTTTGTGGAAAGTAGTGTTAATCCTACTCTCATGGAAACTGTGGCGCGGGAGGCTGGAGTTAAACTCGCTTCTAATCCTTTATATGTGGATGGTTTGGGGGCATCGGCGACGGGCGCTGAAACTTATCAACAAGTGCTGAGAAAAAATACTGAAACTATTGTCAATAATTTAATTGATAATTGA
- a CDS encoding metal ABC transporter ATP-binding protein, with the protein MLEVQQVAVNYRGLVAVEDISFSLKAGEIVGIIGPNGAGKSSLIKSILGLIPLAQGKITFQSQALSKNLHQVAYVPQRALIDWDYPITVEGVVMMARIRHRRLFHPLSKQSKEIVKIALERVGMWELRHRQIGQLSGGQQQRVFLAQALAQEAELFLFDEPFAGIDKKTETMIFDVLDDLKHQGKTLLVVGHELKETSRKYDRFLLINKRLIANGSRAEVITPENLQKAYGDNVIFL; encoded by the coding sequence ATGTTAGAGGTTCAGCAAGTCGCTGTCAACTATCGTGGTTTAGTGGCGGTGGAGGATATTAGTTTTTCTCTCAAGGCGGGGGAAATTGTCGGCATTATTGGACCGAATGGTGCTGGTAAAAGTTCTCTGATTAAGTCAATTTTGGGGTTAATTCCCCTCGCGCAAGGAAAAATTACTTTTCAGTCCCAAGCACTATCAAAAAACCTCCACCAAGTGGCTTATGTACCCCAACGGGCGCTGATTGACTGGGATTATCCCATTACCGTTGAAGGGGTAGTGATGATGGCGAGAATCCGTCACCGTCGTCTCTTTCACCCTTTATCAAAGCAATCAAAAGAAATAGTAAAAATAGCCCTAGAAAGGGTAGGAATGTGGGAATTAAGACATCGTCAAATCGGGCAACTATCGGGAGGGCAACAACAGAGAGTATTTTTAGCTCAAGCCTTAGCTCAAGAAGCGGAATTATTTTTATTTGATGAACCTTTTGCTGGAATTGATAAAAAAACCGAAACCATGATATTTGATGTCTTAGATGATTTAAAACATCAGGGCAAAACCTTATTAGTGGTAGGACATGAATTAAAAGAAACTTCCCGAAAATATGACCGATTTTTACTGATCAATAAAAGATTAATTGCTAATGGTTCGCGCGCTGAAGTGATTACCCCTGAAAACTTGCAAAAAGCCTACGGTGATAATGTTATTTTTCTTTAA
- a CDS encoding 5-formyltetrahydrofolate cyclo-ligase — protein MSTTLKQQLRKEFLGRRAHSTPEQWQKKSQQIRNNLRNFPLLQQAKTVLTYLSFKQEPDLSPLYDEIKTNWGIPRCAGKNLTWHHWGQPLHQGKYGILEPRQDTPQINSTEVDLILIPALACDSWGYRLGYGGGYYDRLLSAPEWQNITTVGIIFHDAYVDELPHDSWDIPLHYIITDKDEIKIPCVTD, from the coding sequence TTGTCAACAACATTAAAACAACAACTGAGGAAGGAATTTTTGGGGCGGAGGGCGCACTCCACCCCTGAACAATGGCAAAAAAAAAGCCAACAAATTAGAAATAATTTACGCAATTTTCCTTTACTACAACAAGCAAAAACTGTCTTAACGTACCTTAGTTTCAAACAAGAACCGGATTTATCACCCCTATATGATGAAATTAAGACAAATTGGGGTATTCCTCGCTGTGCAGGAAAAAATCTCACTTGGCATCATTGGGGGCAACCGTTACATCAAGGCAAATATGGTATTTTAGAGCCTCGTCAAGATACCCCACAAATTAACTCTACGGAAGTTGACTTGATCCTCATTCCAGCCTTGGCTTGTGATTCTTGGGGCTATCGTTTAGGTTATGGTGGTGGATATTATGACCGCCTTTTAAGCGCCCCTGAGTGGCAAAATATTACCACTGTGGGCATTATTTTCCATGATGCTTATGTGGATGAACTTCCCCATGATTCGTGGGATATACCCTTACATTATATTATTACCGATAAGGATGAGATAAAAATACCTTGCGTAACAGATTAA
- a CDS encoding cyclic nucleotide-binding domain-containing protein yields MLEASDVIDLFFNHVPTREVAQGEVIFKEGEKGASMYALMDGEVELHRDGKVVETITKHDVFGEGALVQIDHLRYSTAVAKMPCQIAELNRERFLFLVQETPLFALEIIRSLSTRLRLLKANN; encoded by the coding sequence ATGTTAGAAGCCAGTGACGTAATTGATCTATTTTTTAACCATGTGCCAACCCGTGAAGTAGCGCAAGGAGAAGTCATTTTTAAGGAAGGGGAGAAGGGCGCTTCTATGTATGCTCTAATGGATGGAGAAGTGGAACTTCATCGAGATGGTAAAGTGGTAGAAACTATCACTAAACATGATGTTTTTGGGGAAGGGGCGCTGGTACAAATAGACCATCTTCGCTATTCTACGGCGGTGGCAAAAATGCCTTGTCAAATTGCTGAATTGAATAGGGAGAGATTTTTATTTTTAGTTCAAGAAACTCCTCTTTTTGCCCTCGAAATTATTCGTAGTCTTTCCACTCGTTTACGTCTGTTAAAAGCTAATAATTAG
- a CDS encoding Tab2/Atab2 family RNA-binding protein codes for MGKIWELDFYSRPIFDENNKKRWEILICESPTTIDSDPDSLFRYYEFCSNSEVNSITLGSALTRAVEKAGETPSKIRFFRRQMNNMIIKACDDANISVFPSRHTYALNDWLREREINFYPQQEGYQAPSTVTSVQYPQGNPISLPDAVRGDKLDRWALVSLTGADFQDMQQWNIAFGEAFPLSLAGVKNDAKIPGLIIFSQRALPLSAWMSGLELGYLRLEEGQFPRICLETGVSDSWILANLTDKATLAEGLGFETAKKGAGGVHFLAIQSSPESESFEGFWLLKQELN; via the coding sequence ATGGGAAAAATTTGGGAGTTAGATTTTTATTCTCGTCCGATTTTTGATGAAAATAATAAGAAGCGTTGGGAAATTTTAATCTGCGAAAGTCCGACTACTATTGATTCTGACCCTGATTCCCTGTTTCGTTACTATGAATTTTGCTCTAATAGTGAGGTAAATTCCATTACCTTGGGTAGCGCCCTCACCCGCGCGGTAGAAAAAGCTGGGGAAACTCCCAGTAAGATTCGTTTTTTTCGCCGTCAAATGAATAATATGATCATCAAAGCCTGTGATGATGCTAATATTTCGGTGTTTCCTTCTCGTCATACTTATGCGCTTAATGATTGGTTGAGAGAGAGAGAAATCAACTTTTATCCCCAACAGGAAGGTTATCAAGCGCCCTCCACCGTTACTTCTGTGCAGTATCCTCAAGGTAATCCCATCAGTTTACCTGATGCGGTGCGCGGCGATAAATTAGACCGATGGGCGCTGGTAAGTTTGACGGGCGCTGATTTTCAAGATATGCAGCAATGGAATATCGCTTTCGGGGAGGCGTTTCCTCTCAGTTTGGCAGGAGTGAAGAATGATGCAAAAATACCCGGTTTAATTATTTTTTCCCAGCGCGCCTTGCCTTTATCCGCTTGGATGTCAGGATTAGAGTTAGGTTATTTACGTCTTGAGGAAGGGCAATTTCCCCGTATTTGTCTGGAAACTGGTGTTAGTGATAGTTGGATTTTGGCGAATCTTACGGATAAAGCTACTTTAGCCGAAGGTTTAGGTTTTGAAACGGCGAAGAAGGGCGCTGGGGGAGTGCATTTTTTAGCTATTCAATCTTCCCCCGAATCGGAATCTTTTGAAGGTTTTTGGTTACTAAAGCAAGAACTAAATTAA
- the coaD gene encoding pantetheine-phosphate adenylyltransferase — protein sequence MIAIYPGSFDPITFGHLDLIQRGSILFERVIVAVLKNPNKKPLFSVEKRLEQIKRCTADISNVDVDSFSGLTVEFARLRQGGVLLRGLRVLSDFEQELQMAHINKTLGAEIETVFLATNTAHSFVSSSVVKEIAKFGGKIDHLVPDVIVEDLKQAFFH from the coding sequence ATGATTGCTATTTATCCGGGTAGCTTTGACCCCATCACTTTTGGACATCTTGATTTGATCCAAAGAGGTAGTATTTTGTTTGAGCGAGTGATTGTGGCAGTTTTAAAAAATCCTAACAAAAAGCCTTTATTTTCCGTAGAAAAGAGGTTAGAACAAATTAAAAGATGTACGGCGGACATTTCCAATGTAGATGTGGACAGTTTTTCTGGCTTAACAGTGGAGTTTGCGAGGTTACGTCAAGGGGGGGTTTTATTGCGCGGTTTGCGAGTGTTATCGGATTTTGAGCAGGAGTTACAGATGGCGCACATCAATAAAACTTTGGGCGCTGAAATTGAGACGGTTTTTTTAGCGACTAATACTGCTCATAGTTTTGTAAGTAGTAGTGTGGTAAAGGAGATTGCTAAATTTGGTGGCAAAATCGATCATTTAGTGCCTGATGTGATTGTAGAAGATTTGAAACAGGCTTTTTTTCATTAA
- a CDS encoding DUF4359 domain-containing protein: MNPHSHSKPLPLSLFAVIGSSLVLLLGGVLAFTNPNNKKYETFATEQLSVYAKENLCQATEGNLEQAIKSQVCHMMVETGKGQIPRVIRETTTRKNYFLLSLYDTNLYLYKFRTVGVLNNFYVISADQVYDQN, translated from the coding sequence ATGAATCCCCATTCTCATTCCAAACCTTTACCCCTTTCCTTATTTGCCGTTATAGGTAGTTCTTTAGTATTACTTTTGGGGGGAGTTTTAGCTTTTACCAACCCCAATAATAAAAAATATGAAACCTTTGCCACAGAGCAATTAAGCGTCTATGCTAAAGAAAATCTTTGTCAAGCTACGGAAGGAAATCTCGAACAAGCTATCAAAAGCCAAGTTTGTCATATGATGGTAGAAACGGGTAAAGGACAAATTCCCAGAGTAATTAGGGAAACCACCACTAGAAAAAATTATTTTCTTCTTAGTCTTTATGATACTAATCTCTATCTCTATAAATTTAGAACCGTTGGGGTGTTAAATAATTTTTATGTCATTAGCGCGGATCAAGTTTATGATCAAAATTAA
- a CDS encoding phosphomannose isomerase type II C-terminal cupin domain, whose product MEETNTLDQQAQQSEYTRTPPWGTVTLLEESTYYRINRITVKPGHHISTQMHYHRSEHWVVVAGTAKVIFNGEERLLLPKQSTYVPMNIRHRVENPGVIPLVMIEIQNGQYLGDDDIIRFDDGEE is encoded by the coding sequence ATGGAAGAAACCAATACACTAGATCAACAAGCCCAACAATCAGAATACACTAGAACTCCTCCTTGGGGTACTGTGACTCTCCTTGAGGAAAGTACCTATTATCGTATTAATCGTATTACTGTTAAGCCGGGGCATCACATTAGCACCCAAATGCACTACCACCGTAGTGAACATTGGGTTGTAGTTGCTGGTACTGCAAAAGTAATCTTTAATGGAGAGGAAAGATTATTGTTGCCGAAGCAGTCAACCTATGTGCCGATGAATATTCGTCATCGGGTGGAAAATCCGGGGGTGATTCCTTTGGTGATGATTGAAATTCAAAATGGTCAATATCTAGGTGATGATGATATTATTCGTTTTGATGATGGTGAGGAATAA
- a CDS encoding TIGR04283 family arsenosugar biosynthesis glycosyltransferase — protein MATENKPLHNKTTQKDNNGVNIPVSNSFTHKISVIIPVLNEEKFLSQNLDKFSKKDSIEYIFVDGGSSDNTVNLIQSKALTILQCDVKNRALQMNLGAEKAQGDILLFLHGDSILPTNFDQEIITTLDTNKVIAGAFKLNINNQNNLLKFISFLVQIRSQYLSLPYGDQGIFLKKQTFQDIGMFKNMPIMEDFDLVKRLQKKGIIKMAEGAVITSDRRWKKLGIFKTTLINQLMILGYYLKIDINLLAKIYRKI, from the coding sequence ATGGCAACGGAAAATAAACCATTACACAACAAGACAACGCAAAAGGATAACAATGGGGTTAATATCCCTGTGTCAAATTCTTTCACCCATAAAATTAGTGTAATTATTCCTGTATTAAATGAAGAAAAATTTTTATCACAAAATTTAGATAAATTCAGCAAAAAAGACTCTATAGAATATATTTTTGTTGATGGTGGTAGTAGTGATAATACAGTGAATTTAATTCAATCAAAAGCCTTGACAATTTTACAATGTGATGTTAAAAATCGAGCCTTACAAATGAACTTAGGAGCAGAAAAAGCCCAAGGTGATATTTTATTATTTTTGCATGGTGATAGCATTTTACCAACTAATTTTGACCAAGAAATTATCACAACATTAGACACAAATAAAGTAATAGCAGGAGCTTTTAAATTAAATATTAATAATCAAAATAACTTGCTTAAATTTATTTCTTTTTTAGTGCAGATACGTTCTCAATACTTATCTTTACCCTATGGAGATCAAGGCATATTTTTAAAAAAACAAACCTTTCAAGACATAGGAATGTTTAAAAATATGCCCATTATGGAAGACTTTGACCTAGTTAAAAGATTACAGAAAAAAGGTATTATTAAAATGGCGGAGGGCGCTGTGATTACCTCTGACAGGCGCTGGAAAAAACTAGGAATTTTTAAAACTACATTAATTAATCAATTAATGATTTTAGGGTATTACTTGAAAATAGATATTAACCTTTTAGCCAAAATTTATCGAAAAATTTAA
- a CDS encoding TldD/PmbA family protein has translation MSATLLISEKIPNLSYQPHPERFDLSWQKPLSILLGIGRASGADFVEFFLEKSNYISCLAEDDTITSITPRLATGAGVRVFRGKADCYVSTNDLTFNGLKQALEKALSILGLNIPQGSSYIPEINLEMFRDYATIKNKDQWLQHCSNMSEMGEILLSANHSLAQKANHIQSRRGVYFRDWQEVMVASSDGTFARDIRLTQSVGYNLLCADGQNRSSIGKRDGNTSNPNFLRQWDYENVAEEIAESAGKMLYADYVESGQYPIIMANQFGGVIFHEACGHLLETTQIERKSTPFMDKKGEKIAHENLTAWDEGISEEAFGSIDMDDEGMPTQRTLLIENGILKNFIADRAGSIRTGHPRTGSGRRQGYSYAAASRMRNTYIAPGNYTVEQLFDSVEKGIYCKKMGGGSVGPTGEFNFGVDEAYLIENGKITKPLKGATLIGEAKEIMQKISMSSQDLALAAGFCGSVSGSLYVTVGQPHIKVDSITVGGR, from the coding sequence ATGTCAGCAACTCTGTTAATTTCCGAAAAAATACCAAATTTATCATATCAACCACATCCAGAAAGATTTGATCTATCTTGGCAAAAACCTTTGTCTATTTTACTCGGTATTGGTAGGGCTTCGGGCGCTGATTTTGTGGAGTTTTTTCTTGAAAAAAGTAACTATATCAGTTGTTTGGCAGAAGATGATACCATCACCAGTATTACACCTCGATTGGCGACGGGCGCTGGGGTAAGGGTATTTCGAGGTAAAGCAGACTGCTATGTCAGCACTAATGATTTAACTTTTAATGGTTTGAAACAAGCGCTAGAAAAAGCCCTTTCTATTTTAGGCTTAAATATCCCTCAAGGTTCGTCTTATATTCCTGAAATCAATTTAGAGATGTTTCGAGATTATGCCACCATCAAAAATAAAGATCAATGGTTGCAACACTGTAGTAATATGTCTGAAATGGGAGAAATTTTACTCTCAGCAAATCATAGCCTCGCTCAAAAAGCTAATCACATTCAATCTCGCCGAGGTGTTTATTTTCGGGATTGGCAAGAGGTGATGGTAGCCTCTAGTGATGGCACTTTTGCCAGAGATATTCGCTTAACTCAATCCGTTGGTTATAATTTGTTGTGCGCTGATGGACAAAATCGCTCATCTATCGGTAAAAGAGACGGTAACACCAGTAATCCTAACTTTTTGCGTCAATGGGATTATGAAAATGTGGCGGAAGAAATTGCGGAGTCGGCAGGAAAAATGCTTTATGCTGACTATGTGGAATCGGGGCAATATCCCATTATTATGGCTAATCAGTTTGGGGGGGTAATTTTCCACGAAGCCTGTGGGCATTTATTGGAAACTACTCAAATTGAAAGAAAAAGCACTCCTTTTATGGATAAAAAGGGCGAAAAGATTGCCCACGAAAATTTAACGGCATGGGATGAGGGTATTTCAGAAGAAGCCTTTGGTAGTATTGATATGGATGATGAGGGAATGCCCACCCAGCGCACGTTACTCATCGAGAATGGCATTTTAAAAAATTTCATTGCCGATCGCGCTGGTTCAATCCGTACGGGGCATCCGCGCACGGGTAGTGGTAGAAGACAAGGTTATAGTTATGCGGCTGCTTCTCGGATGCGTAATACTTATATTGCACCGGGAAATTACACCGTAGAGCAATTATTTGATTCTGTGGAAAAAGGGATTTATTGTAAGAAAATGGGTGGCGGTAGTGTGGGCCCCACGGGAGAGTTTAACTTTGGGGTAGATGAGGCGTATTTGATTGAAAATGGCAAAATTACTAAGCCGTTGAAGGGCGCTACTTTGATTGGAGAGGCTAAGGAAATTATGCAAAAAATTTCGATGTCGTCTCAAGATTTAGCTTTGGCGGCTGGTTTTTGTGGTTCGGTTAGTGGTAGTCTTTATGTTACTGTGGGGCAACCTCATATTAAAGTTGATTCTATCACCGTCGGGGGAAGATAA